From a single Fulvivirga ulvae genomic region:
- the nuoL gene encoding NADH-quinone oxidoreductase subunit L — MEYSELLRPLPWTTPTILCLVILAVPFVSFLLMAAAPDSSRKLMSWVSSAFILIAACISVYLLLSVWAKPASHTRFDWFSIASMPQITAGILLDINAALMLVVVNVISFLVHVYSTAYMKDDAGYKKYFAFLGLFTFSMLGIVLADNLLIIFVFWELVGLSSYLLISHWYQKDSASKAAKKAFIVNRVGDAGFLIGLAILWVQFNTLDIEALKVLMSQSTLAEGEWTTTLGYVLNADWLTVAGIGLFLGAMGKSAQFPLQVWLPDAMEGPTPVSALIHAATMVAAGVFLMARVFVLLDIDALTFVATIGAITAFMGAIAALTQHDIKKVLAYSTISQLGYMLMGIGVGAYDAALFHLFTHAFFKACLFLAAGSVIYALHEFEHDTGIKFDAQDMRNMGGLRKKLPFTFLAYGVSALALIGIPFFSGFLSKDALLSGAYAWADVMSGGGFSIYYLIPDLGFLTVILTALYMFRQLLLVFFGEFRIAAQHPGHSLKEVKEVPLVMKAVLTVLGIMSLGLIWSINPLDHSHSWFLGALKAPTILTPGFDIDWQPRLIELTLANHIKVTVISMTMIVIGALTGWFLYKPGSAYAKGYFQRKNTVNKLQALSYNNWHLDEAYKLIIEKPVLWIANGLSAFEKRVIDRAIDGFAIINVIIAHLIGWIDRMVVDGFVNFSVFFAGRIGVMTKSLQGGRVQSYILIAVFGIVIMIFWIIW, encoded by the coding sequence TTGGAATACTCTGAACTATTACGGCCCTTACCCTGGACAACTCCAACAATCCTATGCCTCGTCATACTAGCGGTGCCGTTTGTTAGTTTTCTTCTCATGGCGGCGGCTCCTGATAGCTCCAGGAAGTTGATGTCATGGGTATCTTCGGCATTCATTCTTATTGCAGCCTGCATATCCGTCTACCTTTTGCTTTCAGTTTGGGCTAAGCCGGCCAGCCATACTCGCTTTGACTGGTTTTCCATAGCCTCAATGCCGCAAATTACTGCGGGTATACTGCTGGACATCAATGCTGCACTTATGCTGGTAGTGGTCAACGTGATCTCCTTTTTGGTACACGTCTACTCTACGGCTTATATGAAGGATGATGCCGGATACAAAAAATATTTCGCCTTCTTAGGGCTCTTTACCTTTTCCATGCTGGGTATAGTGCTGGCCGATAACCTCCTGATCATTTTTGTTTTCTGGGAGCTTGTGGGTTTATCATCCTATCTCCTGATCAGCCATTGGTATCAGAAAGACAGCGCATCGAAAGCGGCAAAAAAGGCATTTATTGTGAACCGTGTAGGTGATGCCGGCTTTTTGATCGGACTGGCGATTTTATGGGTACAGTTCAACACCCTGGATATAGAAGCCTTGAAAGTATTGATGTCTCAGTCGACACTGGCGGAAGGGGAATGGACTACTACACTGGGCTATGTTTTAAATGCAGACTGGCTGACAGTGGCGGGAATAGGCCTTTTCCTTGGAGCAATGGGTAAATCAGCCCAGTTTCCTCTGCAAGTATGGCTACCGGATGCCATGGAAGGCCCTACCCCGGTATCGGCACTTATACATGCTGCTACTATGGTAGCTGCCGGTGTATTCCTGATGGCACGTGTATTTGTACTGCTCGATATTGATGCCCTGACTTTTGTTGCAACCATTGGGGCCATAACGGCATTTATGGGTGCTATAGCAGCTCTTACTCAGCACGACATTAAAAAAGTACTGGCCTACTCCACCATCTCCCAGCTCGGATATATGCTTATGGGTATTGGCGTGGGCGCATATGATGCCGCACTTTTCCATTTGTTTACCCACGCATTCTTCAAGGCCTGTTTATTCCTGGCCGCCGGGTCGGTTATTTACGCGCTTCATGAGTTTGAGCACGACACCGGGATAAAATTTGATGCCCAGGATATGCGCAACATGGGCGGGCTGAGAAAAAAACTACCATTTACCTTTCTGGCGTATGGTGTATCGGCACTGGCACTAATTGGTATCCCTTTCTTTTCAGGCTTCCTGTCTAAAGATGCTTTGCTTTCAGGGGCGTATGCCTGGGCAGATGTGATGTCCGGCGGTGGGTTTTCAATTTACTACCTGATCCCAGACCTGGGCTTCCTCACGGTAATATTGACTGCTTTATATATGTTCCGCCAGTTGCTTCTGGTGTTCTTCGGAGAGTTCAGGATTGCAGCTCAGCACCCGGGGCACAGCCTTAAGGAAGTTAAAGAAGTACCTTTGGTTATGAAGGCTGTCTTGACAGTTTTGGGGATTATGTCATTAGGTTTAATCTGGTCGATCAATCCGCTGGACCATAGCCATAGCTGGTTTTTGGGAGCCTTAAAAGCACCAACTATCCTAACTCCGGGCTTTGACATTGACTGGCAACCCCGCCTGATTGAGCTTACTCTGGCTAACCATATCAAAGTAACTGTAATATCCATGACTATGATAGTTATTGGGGCTTTGACAGGCTGGTTCCTTTACAAGCCGGGAAGTGCTTACGCAAAAGGCTACTTCCAAAGAAAAAACACGGTCAACAAACTTCAGGCATTATCATATAATAACTGGCACCTCGATGAGGCTTATAAATTAATTATAGAAAAACCTGTACTATGGATCGCCAACGGGCTTTCTGCTTTCGAGAAACGTGTGATAGACAGAGCTATAGATGGTTTTGCCATCATCAACGTTATCATTGCACATCTCATAGGCTGGATCGACCGGATGGTGGTTGACGGTTTTGTTAATTTTTCTGTTTTCTTTGCGGGCAGGATTGGCGTAATGACGAAATCATTACAGGGTGGAAGGGTTCAAAGTTATATTTTAATAGCCGTTTTTGGCATAGTAATAATGATCTTCTGGATAATCTGGTAA
- a CDS encoding 4Fe-4S dicluster domain-containing protein encodes MNHSYWSNIGQTIKTLWGGLQITFKHILQARTSQKPVPVCDTDYFKQDKGLVTVQYPHESFPIPDNGRYRLHNEIDDCIVCDKCAKICPVDCIDIDPIRAVGEIGKTSDGTSKRIYAAKFDIDMGKCCFCGLCTTVCPTECLTMTKTYDFSEYDVDDHTYSFATMTPLEILEKRKELEEFEKQKVAAKEQTAPAATETTEKKPAAKPKMGGAKPVFKPKIKKTGETPSEPKADMDADTEPSAKPKPKIRPKPVMKPKPVIKKKDKGEDSDG; translated from the coding sequence ATGAACCATTCCTACTGGAGCAATATTGGCCAAACGATAAAAACCTTGTGGGGAGGTTTACAAATCACTTTTAAGCACATTTTACAGGCAAGAACTTCACAAAAGCCTGTACCTGTGTGCGATACGGATTACTTCAAACAGGACAAGGGCCTGGTAACCGTTCAATACCCTCATGAAAGCTTCCCGATTCCGGACAATGGCAGGTACAGACTGCACAATGAAATTGATGATTGTATAGTATGCGACAAGTGTGCTAAGATCTGTCCTGTAGATTGTATTGACATTGACCCTATAAGAGCGGTCGGTGAAATTGGTAAGACCTCTGATGGCACCTCCAAACGGATCTATGCGGCCAAGTTTGACATCGATATGGGCAAATGTTGCTTTTGCGGCCTTTGTACCACGGTCTGTCCTACCGAATGCCTGACCATGACTAAAACTTATGATTTCAGCGAATACGATGTTGATGACCATACTTATTCTTTTGCCACGATGACTCCTCTGGAAATCCTGGAGAAAAGAAAAGAGCTGGAGGAATTTGAAAAGCAAAAGGTAGCGGCAAAAGAACAAACTGCCCCTGCTGCTACAGAAACCACCGAAAAGAAGCCTGCAGCCAAGCCAAAGATGGGTGGTGCCAAACCTGTATTCAAGCCAAAAATCAAAAAAACAGGGGAAACCCCTTCTGAGCCAAAAGCTGATATGGATGCTGATACTGAGCCCAGCGCAAAACCAAAGCCTAAGATCAGGCCCAAGCCGGTCATGAAACCAAAACCTGTCATAAAAAAGAAAGATAAGGGGGAGGATAGTGATGGTTGA
- the nuoK gene encoding NADH-quinone oxidoreductase subunit NuoK: protein MAIEHYFILSAILFCIGMAVIITKKNAIVVLMGVELILNAANINFIAISQLDNIKLGGQFFALFVIVVAAAEAAVGLAIILKIYKYFSTTNLDEINQLKG, encoded by the coding sequence ATGGCCATTGAACATTACTTCATATTATCCGCAATACTCTTTTGCATTGGCATGGCAGTGATCATTACCAAAAAGAATGCTATTGTAGTGCTTATGGGTGTGGAACTGATACTCAATGCTGCCAATATTAATTTTATAGCCATTAGCCAGTTGGATAACATTAAGCTGGGCGGGCAGTTTTTTGCTTTGTTTGTAATAGTGGTTGCGGCAGCAGAAGCAGCCGTGGGGTTGGCAATCATCTTAAAGATCTATAAATATTTTAGTACCACCAACCTGGATGAGATAAACCAGTTAAAAGGATAA
- a CDS encoding complex I subunit 1/NuoH family protein gives MSTILFFLPFLLVYAVFAIYAERKLSAFIQDRYGPMEVGYYGLLQTIADLLKLVQKEDIVPKSADRKLFLIAPVLIFVFVFAGFAVLPVTSFWQGAPIQTGVFYLLAIISLDVIGIVMAGWSSNNKYSLLGAMRSAAQIISYEVPLTLSVLCVVIISQSLDLQTISTQQGIWANETNYLFGLKALDIDITHIGGFLSWNVVRIPLLFLAWLIFFITSLAESNRAPFDLPEAESEIVAGFQTEYSGFRWSVIMLAEYGMMLLVSLLGVVLFFGSWNTPFPNIGPLKLAEWTSGVPGTWFGHFCSGFWLISKAMLMVLLQMWVRWTYPRVRIDQLMSLGWKYLTPAALVLLLLSGVWRLFMI, from the coding sequence ATGTCAACTATTTTATTCTTTCTTCCTTTTTTACTTGTTTATGCCGTTTTTGCTATCTACGCCGAACGAAAGCTATCAGCCTTTATACAAGACAGATACGGCCCTATGGAGGTGGGTTATTACGGACTTTTACAGACTATTGCTGACCTTCTCAAGCTGGTGCAAAAGGAAGATATTGTACCTAAAAGTGCTGACCGTAAGCTGTTTCTGATAGCACCTGTTTTAATATTTGTTTTTGTGTTTGCAGGCTTTGCCGTGCTGCCGGTTACATCCTTCTGGCAAGGTGCCCCTATCCAGACCGGTGTATTTTACTTGCTGGCAATTATTTCGCTCGATGTTATCGGCATTGTTATGGCGGGCTGGAGCTCTAACAACAAATATTCTCTTTTAGGTGCCATGCGCTCTGCAGCTCAGATCATATCCTACGAAGTGCCGTTGACCCTGAGTGTATTATGCGTGGTTATTATCAGTCAATCTCTTGATTTACAGACTATTTCTACCCAGCAGGGTATCTGGGCCAATGAAACCAACTATCTTTTCGGCCTTAAAGCCCTCGATATTGATATAACACATATCGGAGGTTTTTTAAGCTGGAATGTGGTAAGAATACCCCTGCTCTTTTTAGCATGGCTTATCTTTTTTATCACCTCCCTGGCTGAAAGTAACAGGGCACCATTCGATCTGCCTGAGGCAGAGTCAGAGATCGTTGCAGGTTTCCAAACTGAGTATTCAGGTTTCAGATGGTCCGTGATCATGCTTGCCGAATATGGCATGATGCTTTTGGTTTCGCTGCTGGGCGTAGTGTTATTTTTTGGCAGCTGGAACACTCCTTTTCCCAATATAGGCCCTTTAAAGCTCGCTGAGTGGACCAGTGGCGTGCCAGGTACCTGGTTCGGTCATTTTTGCAGCGGTTTCTGGCTCATCAGCAAAGCCATGCTAATGGTATTGCTACAGATGTGGGTCAGGTGGACCTACCCAAGGGTAAGAATAGATCAGCTTATGAGTCTCGGGTGGAAATATCTGACTCCTGCTGCGCTGGTGCTGTTATTATTATCAGGGGTATGGAGATTGTTCATGATTTAA
- a CDS encoding tetratricopeptide repeat-containing sensor histidine kinase, whose product MRKHLYILFILFACSGLLRAQDQAKIDSLKRAFNESQSDSLKLEILFYLVNEYNYNNVDTAIQLAIQARNLAVELQDSLYLAFADEMLAGYHTVQSNYKEALKYDLEALRLYKQMDYGAGVTLALNSIGEDYYDLDLFSDAYDYYQQSLKKAQEINDKLYIAITTYNIGRVLKSMGQLEKAREYIENSMKLSSVIDDHEGLAYSGHDIGEILIMEGQYEKALTELQKALELSMKLKTTVLIPQILNKIAIAYENLGEFEKSLDYHDRALKRYEELNNKSGIAETQLGLGVARMKMGEYDKAGELLDASLKISKGMNNNELIIKAYEEMSNLYERKGEYKLSLKYYKMFKAMEDSVFSEKQKEQFAQIQIKYETANKDMEIALLNQKEEQQKTQLKNEEFFRNILVVILAFTAVLLITLYRSSVRRKKINDLLVIHQKEMEEQSRELAGLLEMKDKFFSIVSHDVRSPIHALVGILDMLDEGNLNQEELRQLTKSLKVRLDNTRKLLDNLLDWALVQMNEITIQEEPLELKELVEENLNFFREINDKSIQFIDLVEEDMSVLADRNMLDLIIRNLVANSIKFTREGGYVEISAKDKDNDTLIISIKDNGIGMSEEQKSQLFNTTVLYTTKGTANEKGTGLGLKLCKEFVERMGGKIWVESKEGEGSTFKFTIKKEPIF is encoded by the coding sequence TTGAGAAAGCACTTATACATACTTTTTATCCTGTTTGCTTGTTCAGGATTGCTTCGAGCGCAAGACCAGGCAAAAATTGACAGTTTAAAACGTGCCTTTAATGAAAGTCAGTCAGATTCATTAAAGCTCGAAATCCTATTTTACCTTGTCAATGAGTATAATTACAATAATGTAGATACTGCCATTCAGTTGGCCATTCAGGCCCGCAATCTTGCTGTTGAACTTCAGGACTCTCTCTACCTCGCCTTTGCCGATGAAATGCTTGCAGGCTACCACACCGTACAAAGCAACTACAAAGAGGCTTTAAAGTATGATCTTGAAGCGCTTCGACTCTACAAACAAATGGATTATGGCGCAGGCGTTACCCTGGCACTGAACAGTATAGGAGAAGATTATTATGATCTTGACTTATTCAGTGATGCCTACGACTACTATCAGCAAAGTTTAAAAAAGGCACAGGAAATAAATGACAAGCTATATATTGCCATTACCACCTATAATATCGGAAGGGTACTGAAATCTATGGGACAACTGGAAAAAGCCAGGGAGTACATAGAAAACTCCATGAAGCTGAGTAGTGTAATTGATGACCATGAAGGGCTGGCTTATTCAGGGCATGACATCGGCGAAATACTCATTATGGAGGGGCAGTATGAAAAAGCGCTGACTGAACTACAAAAGGCACTGGAACTCAGCATGAAACTGAAAACCACGGTTCTGATCCCTCAGATACTGAATAAAATAGCCATAGCCTATGAAAATCTCGGTGAATTTGAGAAATCACTGGATTACCATGATCGTGCACTGAAAAGGTATGAAGAACTTAACAACAAGAGTGGTATTGCTGAAACACAACTCGGGCTGGGTGTTGCAAGAATGAAAATGGGAGAATATGACAAAGCCGGAGAGCTTTTGGATGCTTCCCTGAAAATTTCAAAAGGCATGAACAACAATGAGCTGATCATCAAAGCTTATGAGGAAATGTCTAATCTTTATGAAAGGAAGGGCGAGTATAAACTGTCGCTGAAGTATTACAAAATGTTTAAGGCCATGGAGGACAGTGTATTCAGTGAAAAGCAAAAAGAGCAGTTTGCCCAGATCCAGATAAAATATGAAACCGCCAATAAGGATATGGAAATTGCCCTGCTCAACCAAAAAGAAGAGCAGCAGAAAACCCAGCTGAAAAATGAGGAGTTTTTCAGAAATATCCTGGTCGTTATACTGGCTTTTACAGCTGTATTGCTAATCACGCTGTACAGAAGTAGTGTACGCCGCAAAAAGATCAATGATCTTTTGGTTATACATCAAAAAGAAATGGAGGAGCAAAGCCGGGAGCTGGCAGGGCTGCTTGAAATGAAGGATAAATTCTTTTCTATCGTTTCCCATGATGTCCGCTCCCCCATTCATGCTCTGGTAGGTATTTTGGATATGCTTGATGAAGGCAACCTCAACCAGGAAGAACTGCGCCAGCTGACGAAATCACTGAAAGTGAGACTTGACAATACCCGTAAATTGCTTGACAATCTTCTGGATTGGGCATTGGTACAAATGAATGAGATCACCATTCAGGAAGAACCTCTGGAACTAAAAGAACTTGTAGAGGAAAATCTTAACTTTTTCCGCGAGATCAATGACAAAAGCATCCAGTTCATAGATCTTGTAGAAGAAGATATGAGTGTTTTGGCAGACAGGAATATGCTTGACCTTATCATCCGGAATTTAGTAGCCAACTCTATTAAATTTACCAGGGAGGGTGGTTATGTAGAGATTTCCGCTAAAGATAAAGATAACGATACCCTGATCATAAGTATTAAAGACAACGGTATAGGTATGAGCGAAGAGCAAAAGTCCCAGTTGTTCAACACCACTGTACTCTATACCACCAAAGGCACCGCCAACGAAAAAGGCACTGGTCTCGGTCTTAAACTCTGTAAAGAGTTTGTGGAGCGTATGGGTGGAAAGATATGGGTGGAAAGCAAGGAAGGTGAAGGCAGTACGTTTAAGTTCACCATAAAAAAAGAGCCGATCTTCTAA
- a CDS encoding NADH-quinone oxidoreductase subunit N — translation MESTLNDKLRDITSSLSYFQPEFVITLGIILTLIAGLFPKIRKGSPIQFLCLLILAITLFTDIRQWSILGENPQHLFQNMLGLDKVAVLWKLLIGAGAFLAVAMGYRGREATNRQGEYYSLLLSVVLGAHLLVMASNLLLVFISIELISISSYLLTAFSFNKSSTEAGMKYLLFGAAASGIMLFGMSWLYAFTGSLHFYQPQFAQMMMNVDTIPLAIGCFLVLGGILFKISAAPMHIWAPDVYTSAPTPVVAFFSVVPKFAGFALLVKWVIIINLFGLSPLSWSSILAVITILTITIGNFSALWQKNVKRMLAYSSIAHSGFLLVTMVAFSELAMQSLLFYAAIYLVMNIAAFMFVHHVERSYGYTDVDQYRGLIKVSVPLAIMIVIIMISLAGLPPTGGFTAKLLVFTSLWESYSTSDNPWMLYLMVFGLANTVVSLFYYLRIPYYMIFKAPEHEADNGKNLFSFENFLGFVMVLALLLIFFKPDGLMRIINSVSFAF, via the coding sequence ATGGAGAGTACACTGAACGATAAACTGCGGGATATCACTTCAAGTCTGTCATACTTTCAGCCAGAGTTTGTCATTACACTTGGTATCATTCTAACACTCATTGCCGGCCTTTTCCCGAAAATCCGTAAAGGCTCCCCGATCCAGTTTCTGTGCCTCCTGATATTGGCTATCACTTTATTTACTGATATCAGGCAGTGGAGTATACTTGGAGAGAATCCGCAGCACTTGTTTCAAAACATGCTGGGGCTTGACAAAGTAGCTGTGCTCTGGAAACTTCTCATCGGAGCGGGAGCTTTTCTCGCAGTGGCTATGGGATACAGAGGCCGTGAAGCTACAAACAGGCAGGGAGAATATTATTCACTGTTGCTTTCTGTAGTGTTGGGCGCACATTTGCTTGTCATGGCCAGTAACCTGCTTCTGGTTTTTATCAGCATCGAACTGATCTCCATCAGCTCATACCTGCTCACGGCGTTCAGTTTCAACAAAAGCAGTACTGAAGCCGGTATGAAATATTTGCTTTTTGGTGCAGCAGCATCGGGCATTATGCTTTTCGGTATGTCGTGGCTCTATGCGTTTACAGGATCACTTCATTTCTATCAACCGCAATTTGCGCAAATGATGATGAATGTAGACACGATACCTCTGGCTATCGGCTGCTTTTTAGTACTCGGGGGCATACTTTTCAAAATTTCAGCGGCACCTATGCACATCTGGGCGCCTGATGTATATACCTCTGCCCCTACACCGGTTGTGGCGTTTTTCTCGGTAGTGCCCAAGTTTGCCGGGTTTGCACTGCTTGTCAAGTGGGTGATCATCATCAATCTTTTTGGACTCAGTCCGCTGAGCTGGTCTTCCATACTGGCTGTGATTACTATCCTGACGATCACCATAGGTAATTTCTCTGCGCTCTGGCAGAAGAACGTAAAAAGAATGCTGGCTTACTCTTCCATTGCCCACTCAGGCTTCCTGCTGGTAACCATGGTGGCATTTAGCGAACTGGCCATGCAAAGCTTGTTATTTTACGCGGCCATATACCTGGTTATGAATATTGCTGCTTTCATGTTTGTCCACCATGTGGAACGCAGCTACGGCTACACTGATGTAGACCAATACCGTGGCCTGATAAAAGTTTCTGTTCCCCTGGCTATAATGATCGTGATCATTATGATATCCCTAGCGGGACTTCCTCCTACCGGTGGCTTCACCGCCAAGCTTCTTGTATTCACCTCCCTTTGGGAAAGTTACTCCACCAGTGACAACCCGTGGATGCTCTACCTGATGGTGTTTGGTTTGGCCAATACGGTAGTATCACTCTTCTACTACCTGAGAATTCCATACTACATGATCTTCAAAGCACCAGAACATGAGGCAGATAATGGCAAAAATTTATTCAGCTTTGAGAATTTTTTGGGATTCGTTATGGTTCTAGCATTATTATTAATATTCTTTAAACCAGATGGTTTGATGAGAATTATTAATAGTGTTAGCTTTGCATTTTAA
- a CDS encoding NADH-quinone oxidoreductase subunit J family protein — protein sequence MFYFFCGVAVLSALVVLFSKNILYAAFSLVATFMAVAGIYVIAGAEFVAITQIMVYVGGIVVLLIFGVMLTNKISGKAMITESRNRFSAAVVMLSLSALLIYAIFQMNFTALQGQALIENANYKPTENLTNINQLGIGLMSDYILPFEIAAVLLLVALIGAATVAGYKERSDGH from the coding sequence ATGTTCTACTTTTTTTGTGGTGTGGCAGTGCTTTCCGCGCTGGTCGTCTTGTTTTCGAAGAACATTCTCTACGCTGCATTTTCTCTGGTAGCTACTTTTATGGCTGTTGCCGGCATCTATGTTATTGCAGGTGCTGAGTTTGTGGCCATTACCCAGATTATGGTATACGTGGGTGGTATAGTGGTGCTTCTGATCTTTGGCGTTATGCTTACCAATAAAATCTCCGGCAAAGCCATGATCACGGAATCACGCAACAGGTTTTCTGCGGCAGTGGTTATGCTTTCGTTATCAGCACTACTGATTTATGCCATATTTCAAATGAATTTTACGGCATTGCAAGGTCAGGCTTTGATCGAAAACGCCAATTACAAACCGACTGAAAACCTCACCAACATAAATCAACTGGGTATTGGTTTAATGAGTGATTATATATTACCTTTTGAAATTGCTGCTGTGTTGCTACTTGTTGCCTTAATAGGCGCTGCAACTGTAGCCGGTTATAAAGAAAGATCCGATGGCCATTGA
- a CDS encoding complex I subunit 4 family protein, with amino-acid sequence MLDNHLLSILVFLPLTAAIVIALLPQSVKHTSKYIALAVGCIQLLLAVVLYLGYNSSLAGLNSINGFQYVENIPWINLELSTLGKLSAHYFIGVDGLSISMVLLSIVILFIGVISSWNIKEKVKGYFSLYLILNAAIIGCFVALDFLLFYLFFEFMLLPMYFLIGLWGGPRKDYASIKFFLYTLLGSIFILIVMIALYLSVIDPAATAVEYGLANNIEQVTPEVEEEVQQLLFTNQLPADKLVHTFNMVYMTDAGNYIPKSVMDIHAVRLIFGHPARLLAFLLIFIGFAIKVPVVPLHTWLPDAHVEAPTPISVVLAGILLKVGAYGLIRTGFMIIPDGAMHYSWWIAFFGVLSIIYGAMNALASRDLKRLIAYSSVSHMGFVLLGLASLTAEGVSGAIYQMVSHGFISGALFLIAGVIYDRTHNRIIENYSGLASHMPKYTIFVVIFFFASMGLPGFSGFIAEIFVLLGAFGSSSINGLVPKWMAIIATTGLILSAAYYLWAIQRMFFGKFFTKGPVKEDMLSDLNMREYVMLVPLFVFALLLGIFPDLLLNLINKSVTLFVDVMGNHGFQMLEK; translated from the coding sequence ATGTTAGACAACCACTTGCTCTCCATATTAGTTTTCTTACCGCTAACGGCCGCTATCGTTATAGCGCTCTTACCACAGTCGGTAAAGCACACTTCAAAATATATAGCGTTAGCCGTAGGCTGTATCCAACTCCTTTTGGCCGTTGTACTTTACCTGGGGTATAATTCTTCTCTGGCAGGCTTAAATTCCATCAATGGCTTTCAGTATGTTGAGAACATTCCATGGATCAATCTGGAGCTGTCAACACTGGGCAAACTTTCAGCACACTATTTCATCGGTGTCGATGGACTGAGCATTAGCATGGTATTGCTATCGATAGTGATACTCTTTATTGGAGTGATCTCATCATGGAATATCAAAGAAAAAGTAAAAGGATACTTTAGCCTTTATCTGATCCTGAATGCAGCTATTATCGGTTGTTTTGTAGCACTCGATTTCCTGCTTTTCTACTTGTTTTTCGAGTTCATGCTTTTGCCTATGTACTTTCTCATCGGTTTATGGGGAGGGCCGAGAAAGGACTATGCCTCTATCAAGTTCTTCCTTTATACATTGCTCGGCTCCATATTTATACTCATTGTCATGATCGCCCTCTACCTTTCGGTAATAGACCCGGCGGCCACTGCAGTGGAATATGGTTTAGCCAATAACATAGAGCAGGTGACCCCCGAGGTGGAGGAAGAGGTACAGCAGTTGCTTTTTACCAACCAATTGCCTGCGGATAAACTGGTGCATACTTTTAACATGGTCTATATGACTGATGCGGGTAACTATATTCCCAAATCAGTGATGGACATACATGCTGTGAGACTGATATTCGGGCATCCGGCAAGGTTGCTGGCCTTTTTGCTGATATTTATTGGTTTTGCTATCAAGGTACCGGTAGTGCCTCTGCACACCTGGCTGCCTGACGCTCACGTGGAAGCACCTACACCTATTTCCGTAGTTTTGGCTGGTATTCTTTTGAAGGTAGGTGCTTATGGCCTGATCAGGACTGGGTTTATGATCATCCCGGACGGAGCTATGCATTATTCCTGGTGGATTGCGTTTTTCGGCGTTCTCTCTATCATTTACGGAGCCATGAATGCCCTGGCCAGCAGGGACCTTAAGCGTCTGATTGCTTATTCATCGGTTTCCCATATGGGGTTTGTACTTCTGGGCCTGGCTTCCCTGACAGCGGAAGGGGTAAGCGGAGCTATTTACCAAATGGTGAGCCACGGTTTTATTTCAGGGGCATTGTTCCTGATCGCCGGGGTAATCTATGACCGTACACACAACAGGATCATCGAAAATTATTCAGGGCTGGCCTCGCATATGCCTAAGTACACCATTTTTGTAGTGATATTCTTCTTCGCTTCCATGGGCTTGCCTGGTTTCTCAGGCTTTATTGCCGAGATATTTGTGCTTTTGGGAGCTTTTGGTTCATCTTCAATTAACGGGCTGGTTCCCAAATGGATGGCCATAATAGCCACAACCGGTCTGATCCTGAGTGCAGCCTATTATCTCTGGGCCATACAGCGTATGTTCTTTGGCAAGTTTTTCACCAAAGGGCCGGTTAAAGAAGACATGCTGAGCGACCTGAACATGAGAGAGTACGTAATGCTGGTACCGCTGTTTGTGTTTGCTCTTCTTTTGGGAATCTTCCCCGATCTGCTGCTAAACCTGATCAACAAGTCCGTCACGCTGTTTGTGGATGTGATGGGTAATCACGGATTTCAAATGCTGGAGAAATAA